AAAAAATCCCGTTGAGAGGTGGAAAAAATAATTACCTTATCGTAATTAGCTAAAAAAGGGGCGTGTAGTTGGTAGGTTAATAATTGGGTACTGGAGATGAGATTGCGAATTTTACTATCAAAAGCCGGGTGAAAAGTCGCCACCAGAGGCAAATCTAAAGACTCACAAATTTCCGGTAGCAGAAAATCGAGGGGAGACAGGGGTAAGGACGCATGAACTAGATCGGGTTTCAGTTCCCTGAGTTTATCCTGTAGAACCCGACTCGATTTCAGGGTGGGAATAGTATAGACTTGGGAACTATAGAGACGTGGCAGGGTGATTTCGTCGTAAAAGTCAGGCCAATCGCTTACGGTGGGTTTTTCGGAAGAAAAATGCAGAAAACTGACTTGATAATCTCGATCGAGCAGGGAATTAGTCACTTCTCGCCCATAGGTAACGTTACCGCAAAAAGGAGATTTTTTTCCTAACCAGGCAATGTGCATTCAGATTCTCTTAAGAAAAAGTTAATTTAGCCAAGTATCACTTTACTAAATTAGCCGTAAAATTAAAAGCTAATAGAGTACCTAAGCAAAATTAATTATCCATCTAAGTCCCCAGCTAAAAATTGCCCTTTGCAAGAGTGCCTATTTGATAGTTAAAATTCTCGGCTTTTTACTGATTCGCCGAGGACTTGCGACGACGACAACGTTCTGAACAGTATTTGACCTCATGCCAACAGTTTTGCCACTTTTTGCGCCAAGTAAAGGATAAACCGCAAACAGGACAAATTTTACTGGGAAGATCGGACTTCGAGGGCTGACGTGCCATGATTAAAATTAAAAAGTCAAAAACTGCGCCTTATCTATGAGTGTAGATGAAAATAATCAGAGTTCCCCACTCGATCGCCTGAGAATTATTTTAGTTGAACCAGCCGGAGCCTTAAATGTGGGTTCCACTGCCAGAATTATGCGGAATATGGGCTTAAGTCGCTTAATTATCGTCAATCCCGCCTGTGATATCCTTGCAGAAGAAGCGCGACGCATGGCAGTACACGGAATTGAAGTCCTAGAAAACTGTTCACGGGTAGCCACCCTGGGGGAAGCTTTGCAGGGTTGTCATCGCATCATTGCCACCACCTCGAAACCCCGTCACCTGAATACTCCCCTCGAAACACCCCGGACCGCCTTACCCTGGTTACTCACCCCTAACCTGGAATCGGCCTTAATTTTCGGGCCAGAAGACCGGGGTTTAAGTAACAGCGAACTGAACCACGCCCAGCGTTTTGTCGGTATTCCCGCTAATCCTCAATATTCCTCCCTCAATCTCGCCCAAGCGGTGGCGGTTTGCTCCTACGAACTGTACCAAATGGCCACGGAAAATAGGCTCGAACCCCCGGTAGAAACGCTCCCCAATGCCACTTTTGAGGCTCTAGAAGGCTATTATCAGCACTTAGAGAGCTTTTTGCTCAAAATTGGCTATCTTTACCCCCACACCGCCGCCGCTAGGATGGAGAAATTCCGGCAATTTTATCATCGGGCCCGTCCCACGGTGGAGGAATTAGCCCTGCTGCGGGGCATTATCGGTCATATTGAAAGTATCGGGCAACTTTTTCTCGGTCTTGATAGTCTCAAGGGCAAGAAAAAAAATTCTCCTAGCGATCGATAATAAATCTGGATACCCTTGAGGAAAACCGTGACTCGTCAAGTAACTCGTCGTCCCACTAAAGTCCAATCTGGTCCTGGGTCCCCTAGGTCCCTGGACTCAAACAATAAAAAAAGGCCTGTACCAGTTAAAAAGTCGAAAAAACAACGTAAACCTAACCTAATCGCTTCTTTTCTCCTTCAGGTTCTTCGCTTCTCTATCCTTGGTGTCGGTTTAGGTGCGATCGCTGGTACGGTTTTAACGGTGGTGGATCCGAGCAAATTACCCCTACACCCAAAACCCACCGCTACTAATTCCCCGACTCCCAAACCCGTCACCCCAAAACCTACCACCTTAGTTTTAAACGAAAATCTGAGCAGCCTCAACCAGAAATTACAGGCTTTAGCGGTCAAATATCCGAAATTACAGGCGGGAGCTTTATTTATTGACCTCGATAACGGTGCTTACGCTAATTTTCGCGGAGATACTATTTTTGCCGCCGCTAGTACGATTAAAATCCCGATTCTGGTGGCCTTTTTTGAGGATGTGGACGCGGGGAAAATTCGTCTCGATGAAACCCTTGTGGCCACTAAGGATGTCCTGGCCAGTGGGTCCGGGGATATGCAGTATCTGGGAGTGAATAAAACCTATACTGCCCTAGAAACCGCCACTAAAATGAACGTAATTAGCGATAATACCGCTACTAATATGTTAATCAAGCGCATGGGCGGCAAAGAGGCTCTTAATCAGCGTTTTCAAGCTTGGGGTTTGACCAGTACGGTAATTAATAACGCTTTACCTGACTTGGAAGGAACCAATACCAC
This Microcystis wesenbergii NRERC-220 DNA region includes the following protein-coding sequences:
- a CDS encoding serine hydrolase, producing the protein MTRQVTRRPTKVQSGPGSPRSLDSNNKKRPVPVKKSKKQRKPNLIASFLLQVLRFSILGVGLGAIAGTVLTVVDPSKLPLHPKPTATNSPTPKPVTPKPTTLVLNENLSSLNQKLQALAVKYPKLQAGALFIDLDNGAYANFRGDTIFAAASTIKIPILVAFFEDVDAGKIRLDETLVATKDVLASGSGDMQYLGVNKTYTALETATKMNVISDNTATNMLIKRMGGKEALNQRFQAWGLTSTVINNALPDLEGTNTTSPRDLVTILGKVNQGELLSLRSRDRLLNIMQETRTRTLLPQGIEKAADIAHKTGDIGSMLADAGIIDMPNGKRYLGAVMVKRPHNDSNARTLIQQISRTAYQHFKWYQTQPAAKPQPVAQSSPSPSPVVIPSPGN
- a CDS encoding RNA methyltransferase yields the protein MSVDENNQSSPLDRLRIILVEPAGALNVGSTARIMRNMGLSRLIIVNPACDILAEEARRMAVHGIEVLENCSRVATLGEALQGCHRIIATTSKPRHLNTPLETPRTALPWLLTPNLESALIFGPEDRGLSNSELNHAQRFVGIPANPQYSSLNLAQAVAVCSYELYQMATENRLEPPVETLPNATFEALEGYYQHLESFLLKIGYLYPHTAAARMEKFRQFYHRARPTVEELALLRGIIGHIESIGQLFLGLDSLKGKKKNSPSDR
- a CDS encoding DUF2256 domain-containing protein translates to MARQPSKSDLPSKICPVCGLSFTWRKKWQNCWHEVKYCSERCRRRKSSANQ